A single Prochlorococcus marinus XMU1410 DNA region contains:
- a CDS encoding DUF3177 family protein: MNVFNQLSIWVSFQLSIICLIGIPVTLSLWSIKKRNKAVIKLLSIYWKVSLLFFISLLLLIGKYNYALVITNISTLLITASVWFWNDINDELREYDFSYSLTTTTKIWRWTITFISLNFFIQSLKNFNCFSFINSDACAIWLQPSSNLYIIIKNLFNFFFGANFTQPISKFLGFFSLLFYILGLIQWLIIKLPKNGRNSCFSEDGKN, from the coding sequence TTGAACGTTTTTAATCAACTTTCTATTTGGGTATCCTTTCAACTTTCAATTATTTGCCTTATTGGTATTCCTGTTACTCTATCCTTATGGTCAATTAAAAAAAGAAATAAAGCAGTTATTAAACTTCTATCAATTTATTGGAAAGTCTCCCTTTTATTTTTTATAAGCCTTCTACTTTTAATAGGAAAATATAATTATGCTCTTGTGATAACAAATATTTCAACATTATTAATAACAGCTTCAGTTTGGTTTTGGAACGATATTAATGATGAATTAAGAGAATATGATTTTTCTTACTCCCTTACAACAACGACAAAAATATGGAGATGGACGATAACTTTTATATCTCTCAATTTCTTTATTCAGAGTTTAAAAAACTTCAACTGCTTTTCTTTTATTAATTCAGATGCTTGTGCAATATGGCTTCAACCTTCTTCAAATTTATACATTATTATTAAAAATTTATTTAATTTTTTCTTTGGAGCTAACTTTACCCAGCCGATATCAAAATTCTTAGGATTTTTTTCATTATTATTCTATATTTTAGGCCTTATTCAATGGTTAATAATCAAATTACCTAAAAATGGAAGAAACTCTTGCTTCTCAGAAGATGGCAAAAATTGA
- the trmB gene encoding tRNA (guanosine(46)-N7)-methyltransferase TrmB, producing the protein MRQHVNPLSSNFNQIERIPSLSEMFCDSKLNLHLDIGCASGEFLFDLALVNNSWNYLGIEIREKLVKNAKLKVIEREIKNLYFIFGNANNILNDVQNKFIIKNLKSISFNFPDPWFKKRHYKRRVIQQGFINMLSNSLQKGTLIFIKTDVKDLFDYMDCTISSNFHFKTIDKKDFNCSESFNPIKVKTDREKYVIVNQLDIYEKIYIKI; encoded by the coding sequence ATGAGACAGCATGTTAATCCCCTAAGTAGTAATTTTAATCAAATTGAGAGAATACCTTCTTTGAGCGAAATGTTTTGTGATTCTAAATTGAACCTACATTTGGATATAGGTTGTGCTTCTGGTGAGTTTCTATTTGATTTGGCTTTAGTTAATAACAGTTGGAATTATTTAGGAATTGAAATCCGTGAGAAATTAGTCAAAAATGCTAAATTAAAAGTTATTGAAAGAGAAATCAAAAATCTATATTTTATATTTGGTAATGCTAATAATATTTTGAATGATGTTCAAAATAAATTTATTATCAAAAATCTAAAAAGTATTTCTTTTAATTTTCCTGATCCTTGGTTTAAAAAGAGGCATTATAAAAGGCGTGTAATTCAGCAAGGATTTATCAATATGCTCTCAAATTCGTTGCAAAAAGGCACCCTAATTTTTATAAAAACAGATGTAAAGGATTTATTCGATTATATGGATTGCACTATATCGAGTAATTTTCATTTTAAAACAATAGATAAAAAAGATTTTAATTGTTCCGAAAGTTTTAATCCAATTAAAGTTAAAACTGATAGGGAAAAGTATGTAATTGTTAACCAACTTGATATTTATGAAAAAATTTATATAAAAATTTAA